CACATCCATCAAATACCATATGTTATACTGAATCTTATTGTATTCACAGCAGTCGTTCGGTGGGGATCTCGGACGGATACGCCCGTTTCCACCGACAACCCGTCTGCGGACGACATCGCACCGTAATATTTAATATGCTATCAACCACGGGTTCCTTTTGGTTCAACTGGACGCGGCCTGGCTCGGGAAATGGCGTAAATACGCCTCTCTACCCTCTTTCGCGCCATATCTCTCTGCGCGCCGTGTCATTTCCACCTGAAAGGAAGGGGTCATCTCATGACAGAACAGGACGACGATACCGATTCAGCGATCGATTCCAGTACGGGAACTGATTCCGGGAGCGACCTCATTGATTCGGCGTTCGCTTCCGAGCAGGCTGACGACGAGAGTCGAGATCGGACTGATACCGACAGTCAGCACGGATCTATCGGCGCGTCGTCGCTAGACGACATCGTACTCGACGACGTGGAAGACACTGACGACGCCGGCGAAGCGTCGCGCGGCCTGTTCGACGACCTGCTGAGCGGCGAACCGATCTTCGAGAAGAAAGAAGTACTCCGTCCGTCGTACACGCCTCGCAAACTCCCGCACCGCGAGGACCAGATCAACAACATGGCGACGATTCTCGTCAGTGCGCTCCGCGGTGACACCCCCTCGAATATCCTCATCTACGGCAAGACGGGGACCGGCAAGACTGCCAGTGCCAAGTTCGTCAGCGAGGAACTCGAGTCGACCTCCGAGAAGTACTCCGTCGCCTGCGAAGTCGAGTACATCAACTGTGAGGTCACCGACACTCAGTATCGCGTCCTCGCGCAACTCGCGAACAAGTTCATCGAGAAGAACCGCGATCATATCACCGACCGAATCGACGAACTGGAATCGCTCCGCGAACGCGTGCGTGAGGACGAGTCGTCGCTCACTGAAACCGATTTCGAGTCGATCGGGGACATCGAATCTACGCTCGAATCGCTCCGCGAGGAGCGCGAAGGCTTCGAAGAGGTCCCCATGACCGGCTGGCCGACCGACCGCGTCTACAGCACGTTCTTCGAGGCGGTCGATTACACCGAGCGCGTCGTCGTCATCATGCTCGACGAAATCGACAAACTCGTCGAGAAAAGCGGTGACGATACCCTGTACAACCTCTCGCGGATGAACTCCGAACTGGAGAACTCGAAGGTTTCGATCATCGGCATCTCCAACGACCTGAAATTCACCGACTTTCTCGATCCCCGCGTCAAGTCAAGCCTCGGCGAGGAAGAGATCGTCTTCCCCCCATACGACGCTAACCAGCTCCGGGACATCCTGCAGGCGCGCGCCGAGGTCGCGTTCGAAGACGGTTCGCTTTCCGACGACGTCATCCCGCTGTGTGCGGCCTTTGCGGCGCAGGAACACGGCGACGCTCGGCGTGCACTCGATTTACTCCGGACGGCCGGTGAACTCGCCGAACGGGACAAAACCGACCGCGTCGAGGAAGACCACGTCCGGCAGGCACAGGAAAAGATCGAACTCGATCGCGTCGTTGAGGTCGTCCGCACCCTCCCCACCCAGTCGAAACTCGTCCTCTTTGCGATCATCTTGCTCGAAAAGAACGGCGTCCACAACATCAACACCGGAGAAGTCTACAATATCTACAAGAGCCTCTGCGAGGAGATCGACGCCGACGTGCTCACCCAGCGCCGGGTCACTGACCTCATCTCCGAACTCGACATGCTCGGCATCGTCAACGCCGTCGTCGTCTCGAAGGGCCGATACGGCCGCACGAAGGAGATCTCGCTGTCGGTCCCGATCGACGAGACGGAAGCCGTTCTCCTGAGCGACTCCCGACTGGGCGACATCGAGGACGTCCAGCCGTTCGTTCAGGCCCGGTTCGACCAGTAGCCCAGCGGTTCGATCAGCTGCTCGGTGCCACCTCTATCGTCCGATTCCCCGTCGCGTCCGTCGTGTCCGATGTCGGGTTCGTCACGTTCAACGCCGTCTTCACCGCGCCCGCCTCTGCCCCCAGTCGGATGTTGCCGAGATACGGCACCGAGTACTCGGCGGTCCCGACGATCCACTCTGGTCTGACCGGTCCGCTGGCGATCCCGTTCACCTGGTCGTATGCGCTGTTTGCGTCTCCTTTGGTGATGAATCCCGAGTGGGGTGCAGGACAGCCACGGACGTCCGTTCCACCGGATGTCGACTCCTCACAGACTGCGTCCTCGGGCAGGTACTCTGGGTTGGCCTTGTCGATCCAGTTTTCACCCTCTTCGACCCAGAACATCGCCCGGTGGATGACTGGGGTTCGGCGGTCGCTCCCGTCCGGCTCGTAGACGATCACGTCCCCGTACGCGCCGAACTTCTCGTAGCCGGTTGCCCGTCCCGCTCTCGCGCTGACGACGCCGCTTTCGTGTGCCCCGTCCCCGGGGAACCGATCGGCTTCCATGACGAACACCAGATCACCGCGCTCCATCACCGGCTCCATGCTCCCGCTCTCGATGGCGACCATCGGCGGCCAGACTCCGCTGGCGGTAAAGAGCAACGCGCCGATCAGGACGACGATTCCGACACTGCTGAGCAAATCGTAGAGGTATAGTACCCAGTTCGACTCGTCTCCGTCCGACTCCGTTCCCCGGTGTGTCTTTGGACCCCGATCTGTCGGCTTCGTGTCGGTCGGTTTCTCTCTCACCGACCGCGTGGCGTCGTCTCCCTCGGACCGGGGGACGTCCACGGTCTCCGGTCCCGACTCCGGGCCGTCGTCTTCCATCGTCCGTTCCAACCCGACGGACAGCCACCAATCTTTCGCTTGGTCGTCGCCTCGCTTACCGTCACCCTTTTGCTCGGCGGCGCGAATCCTCGCGGTGTGCCTCTCGAGACGCCCGCCCGGATCGTCAGTGAACTCGCGTCCCGCGGCTACAACGCCGAACGCGATGCCGTGACGCTGCTGGCCGACGCGCCGGACACTGACGCCGCTCTCGATCGGGCCCTCGAAACGCTCCCCGACGACGCACTCAAACTGCGATCCGAGCACGTCCGGGACGCACTCGAAACGGACGACTCGAAACGCTCGCTCGGCGATCGGTCGCTCTCCGACCCGTCCCGATCCGAAGCGACCGCGTCCCCGGACTCCGACGCGACTGTCGATCGTGATTCGCCGTCTACTCCCGAGCGCTCGGCTGGGCCAACGACGGACAACACATCTGTTTCGACTGGAGAGGAACAGCCCCAAAATCAAAATACAGCTACAACTTCTCCAGTTGAAACAAGAGGGGTCAGAAGTTCCGATTCTGACCGACAGACGAGGGGCCGTGAAATCGATCCCGACCGGCTTTCGGTCGAGATCGACGGCGACATGACCGGCCAGTCGACCGGGACGGGCGAGTACAGCGATTTCGTCGCCGTCTTTCGAGATCGATACGAACGCCTCTCGAAGCAGCTTCGCGGCCGGGTCAACCACCGCCCGACCGACGCGCTGGAATCGCTGCCCGGCAACGAGGACGCCGCAGTCGTCGGGATGGTCTCGGACATCCGATCGACCGCCAGCGGCCACTGGCTGATCGAACTCGAGGACACCAACGGAACCTTTCCGACGCTGGTGATGAAAGACCGGCCGATCGCCGACCTCGTGTCCGAGCTGTTGCTCGACGAGGTGATCGCCGTCGAGGGGACGCTTGCCGACGACGGTGGCATCCTCTTCGTCGACTCGCTGCACTTCCCGGACATTCCCCGCACCCACGAACCTTCGACCGCGGATCGACCGGTAAAGGCCGCCCTCATCAGTGACGTCCACGTCGGGAGCCAGGAGTTCAAAGCCGACGCCTGGCATCGCTTCGCCGACTGGCTCCACACCGACGACGCCGAGGGCGTCGAGTATCTGCTGATCGCGGGCGACATGGTCGAGGGCGTCGGCGTCTATCCCGATCAGGACGAGGAACTGGACGTCATCGACGTCTACGACCAGTACGAGCGCTTCTCGGAGTACCTCAAGGAAGTGCCAGGCGACATGGAAATCGTCATGATTCCGGGCAACCACGACGCCGTCCGCCTGGCCGAACCCCAGCCCGCCTTCGATTCGGAACTCCGACAGACGATGTCCGCCCACGACGCCCGTTTCACCTCCAATCCTTCGCTGGTCACGATCGAGGGCGTTTCGGTGCTGATGTATCACGGGGTCAGCCTCGACGAAGTGATCGCCGAACTGCCCGACGAGAAGGCCTCCTACGACGAGCCGCACAAGGCGATGTATCAGCTCCTCAAGAAGCGCCACGTCGCCCCCCAGTACGGCGGGCACACGCGACTTGCACCCGAAACGAGGGACTACCTCATCATCGACGAGGTCCCGGACGTCTTCCACGCCGGCCACGTCCACAAACTGGGCTATGGCAAGTACCACAACGTGTTGACGATCAACTCGGGCTGCTGGCAGGCCCAGACGGACTTCCAGAAGAGCGTCAACATCGACCCGGACGCCGGGTTCGCGCCGATCGTCGATCTGGAGACGCTGGAGCTTACCGTTCGGAGTTTCGGGTAAATCTTATAACACCGGTCTCAATCGTCGTCAGCGGTGTACAGGCGGTACAAGGCGACTGCCCCGGGGTCGTCCGGAAATCGGAGATTTCCGTGATCATGAGAATCAAAGATTCTCGGACGACTTGACCCCGGGGTTGAAGCCGACAGCATTAATGCACAAAATACGCTCCAAAACACTTTTTGAGTTTCAGAACGTATCAAAACGTGTGTCAAAACGATATACAGTGACAGTCCCAGATGAAGATGGGGAGTGGCTTGATGACCAGCCTCATCTCTCACCGAGTGGACTGCTACAAAAAGCAATCCAAGAACAGCGAGAAAAAGAAGAATCTGACTAACCACGATGAAACACACGCTTCGCTTCCGTGCGTACCTTTCCGACGGCGTGGCGAGCGAAGCGTGGCGGCAAATCGACATTCTTCGACAGATTCGCAATCACGCTGTCCGAGACTACTATAGTAGTGACTACAACAACCGGCCATCCGACTACGACCAACACGACAAACTCACCGAGTGGACAGACCGTTGGCTGACGTTTGCCGAACCCTCGCAACACGCCGCTCAACAGGCCATAAGCCAAATCCACGACGATATTAAGACACTCCAAGAGCGGCGAGACGAAGGCTACGATGTTGGGCGGTTGCGGTGGCAAGGCAAAGGTGAATTTCGGTCAGTGTCGTACAATCAGTCCAGTCGCTTCAACGTGGATAACAACACGGGCAACGATCGATTCGTGCGACTTCGACTCGAAAAGATTGGCTGGTTCAAGATTCGAGCAGAACGTGACGTACCACCAGCAGACGACATTGATGAGGTTATCCTCAAGAAAGAGACAACTGGTGAATGGTATGTCTCACTCGTGACCACTGTGGAAGACACGCCCGAGAAACCGCCGCTCAGAGACATTGACCCCGAGGACTGCGTAGGTGTTGACCTTGGCATTACCAGCTACATCCACACCTCGGAGAATCTGTCTGTGGACACGCTTGACCTGTCCGATGAGTACGACCGCTATGCACGCGAACAGCGGAGACTCGCCCGGAAAGAACATGGCTCTGCCAACTGGGAGAACCAACGTCGGAAGGTCGCACAAGCAAAACGGACAATCAAGCGGAAGGTGCGAGACTACCAGCATAAGTTGACGACGTGGCTCGTCACAGAATACGACGTTGTGGCCGTTGAAGACTTGAATGTGAAGCCGATGCTGGAAACCAGTCAGAACGCCAAAAACAAGCAAGACGCCGCGTGGTCGCAGTTTCTTGAATTGTTGGAATACAAAGCTGACCTGCACGGCACACACGTTGTGGAAGTGGAGCCAGCAGGCACGACGAAAGAGTGCGCTGTGTGTGGTGTCGAAACAGCCAAGCCACTCTGGGTACGCGAACATTCCTGTCCGGCGTGCGGCCACTCGCAAGACCGCGACCTGAACGCGGCGAAGAATATTCTCTCTCGTGGTTTGAAGCAGATAGGGGCGGGACGCTCCGAATCAACGCCTGTGCAGACTGCGCTCCCTACGTTCACACCTCAGCGAGAGGTTGTGGATGCAAAGCGCGTCGTTGAAGCAGGAAGCCCCGGGGTCGTACGGAAGACATCGTCTTCCGTGATGACGAGAGACGGAGTCTCTCGAACCACTTGACCCCGGGGTGGGTTCACGCACCGCCGCGGCGTTTGACTCGCGCTACGACCATCCGCTGTTCGTCCGACTTGAACGCCACTGAAAGTCTGAACCCACCGACGCGGACCTTCTTGTAGGGGCTGTTTTGGAGCGGCTCCCCGTAGTCCGGTGGATCTCGCCACGGAGAATCGACGATTTCGTCGAGTTTGTCGAGTATCCGGTCCTGTTCTTCGGGGGTGAACGTAGCGAGATCCTCCTCTGCGTCCGTCGCCAGTTCCCACTCCCAGCCGTCGTCACTCATCGTCCGTTCCGAACCGCTCGCGGGCTTCGTCTGCAGTCAGTGTCCGACCCTCACGTATGTCTTCTTCAGCGGCGAGAAGCGCGACGAGTTCGTCCCGATCGAACGTCGGAAACTCGACCGCGTCTCGAAGCGTATAGCGGATAAACTCGCTCCGGCTGTTGAACCCCCGTCCTTGCCACGTGTCGTCGATCTCTTCGAGAAATGATTCCGTGACTTTAAAATTCACTGTCAATATCTCGTCGTCGCCGTCACCGCTCGTAATTGCTCCAGACATATTTTGCACATACGAGCGTCTTACGCATAGTCGTTTTGTATCTTCCTGTGCCGATGGCGTCAACACTTGCCGTCTGTCACTCCTCACGGCGATACCGGACGCGAGGGGATGGTTATACGGGCACGACGCGCCAACGACCGGACGAACGATGACTGACGACGACCGCGGATTCGAGACGAACGCCCTCCACGTCGGGCAGGAAGAACCCGACCCTGCCACGGGCGCACGCGCACCGCCGATCTATCAGACGACCAGCTACGTCTTCGAGGACGCCGAAGACGCCGCCCAGCAGTTCGCCCTCGAGAAGCCGGGCCACATCTACTCTCGGCTCATGAACCCGACCACGGGACTGCTCCAGGAACGACTCGCCGCGCTCGAAGGCGGCGTCGGTGCCGTCGCGACCGCCTCGGGGATGAGCGCGCTGAATCTCACGACCTTCCTGCTGGCGGACGTCGGCGATAACGTCGTCACCGCCTCGGCGCTGTACGGCGGGACCTATACCTACTTCAGCCATACCGCGCCGCGCAACGGCGTCGAGGCGCGCTTCGTCGACACGCTGGATTACGACGCCTACGACGAGGCGATCGACGAGGACACCGCCTACGTCCACCTCGAAACGATCGGTAACCCCGCGCTGGTGACGCCCGACATCGAGCGCGTCGCCGACATCGCCCACGACCACGGCGTCCCGCTGTTCGTCGACAACACCTTTGCGACGCCGTATCTGTCGAACCCGATCGAACACGGTGCAGACCTGGTCTGGGAGTCGACGACCAAGTGGATCCACGGCTCGGGCACGACCGTCGGCGGCGTCGTCGTCGACGGCGGCACGTTCCCCTGGGAAGAGTACGCCGAAGACTACCCCGAGATCGCCGGCGACAACCCCGCCTATCACGGCGTCAACTTCGCCGATCGGTTCGGCGAGGCGGCGTTCACCTATGCCGCGATCGCTCGCGGACTGCGCGATCTGGGCAACCAGCAGTCGCCGTTCGACGCCTGGCAGACGATCCAGGGGCTGGAGTCGCTGCCGATGCGGATGGAACGCCACTCCGAGAACGCCCAGCTGGTGGCCGAGTATCTCGACGACCACGACGAGGTCGCCTGGGTCAACTACCCCGGGCTGGAGAGCCACGAAACGCACGACAACGCTTCGGAGTATCTCGAGGGTGGCTACGGCGGCATGATCACCTTCGGCCTCGAGGCCGGCTACGAGGCCGCCCGCGAGACCGTCGAGTCGGCCGAACTGGCCAGTCTCCTGGCGAACGTCGGCGACGCCAAGACGCTTGTCATCCACCCGGCTTCGACGACCCACCAGCAACTCACCGCCGAGGAGAAGGCAGCTGCCGGCGTCAGAGACGATATGGTCCGGCTCTCCGTCGGCGTCGAAGACCCGACAGACATCATTGGCGATCTGGATCAGGCGATCGCGCAAGCGACGCAGTGAGGCTTCGTTGTTTCGTCTTGGCTGTCGCCCTCCAACAGTCGCGATCAGTCCTCAGCGCCGTCCCGAACGGCAACCGCCATCCCGGTCTCGAAATCCAGCATGTCCCCGGCCGGCAGTTCTGCGCGACCGACGGCCAGCAGATCGCCCCTGTGATGGGTCACGAGGACCTCGTCGCCGGGCCGCACGTTCGGATCGACCTCGCGGACGAACTTCGCGAAGACGTTCTTGCCGTCGCGAACGAACGGTTCGCTCTCGTCGCCGACGACGATCCGGTAGTCGGGATGCGGGAGCGATTCGTGCAGTCGACGCCCGCCGGCCAGTCCGAGCGTGAACCGGCCCGTCGTGCTGTAGGTCACGAGCCGACCGTCCGGCGCGATGATCTGTCGAGGCCGACCGGACGTCGAGCGCGTAATCTCCAGATCGGGGTCGTCGAACAGCGCCGCACCGTCCGGCCCGAACTGGTAGGTCACGACCCGCGCTAGCGTGTCGAGATCCATTTCGGAGGCGGCCTCTGTCATGCCTCGTGGTCGGACACGGGCGGGCAAACGCCTTTCGACACGGGGTCGTCCCTGCGGGAATCGCCGCTACGGTTGCGTTTATCTGTCGACTGCCCGAAGCGGGTCGTATGGCAACGGACACCCGAAAACTCGCTGTCGGCGGTGGCCTGCTTTCCGTCTCCAGCGTCGTGATCATCGCGCTGGGCGTGGCCGACCTCCCGGTCGTCGTCGGGGCCGTCGCCGCGCTCGGCCTGGCGGCAGGTGCCCTGCTGGTCGGCACGTCCGAGGGCGGTCGTCCAGTCTGAGAACGACCAACACTAGAGCAGAAACCGGTCGGGATCGGACCCGAGGTCGATGAAGCCGTCAGCCGCCGCGATGAGATCTTCGGCCGTCGATTCCTCGAACGCGATCACGTCGACTCTGACGCCCTCGTGCTGGAGGTGTCTGCAGAGTCGCGTGAAGTCGCCGTCGCCGGTACACAGCGCGACGGCGTCGATGTGTTCGGCCAGCGAGACGGCGTCGAGACTCATTCCGACGTCCCAGTCGGCCTTCTTCGAGCCGTCGCCGAAGGTCCGGATCTCCTTGATCCGGGTCTCGAAGCCGATGTCGACCAAGGCGTCGAAAAACGACTCTTCCTCGGGCGCGTTGGCCTTGATCACGTAGGCGATCGCCCGCGTGAGCGACCGCCCGTCGACTGCCGCGTCGAGCAACTCCGCGTAGTCGATGTTGCGTTCGTGGAGGCTCCTGGCGGTGTGATAGAGGTTCTGTGAATCCGCGAGGACCGCGACCCGCTGTGTCCCGTGCGTCTCGCTTCTGGTCATCGGGTAGCGTTCCTCGGCCCTCCCTGAAAGCGCTTGTGACTCCCCCGCGTGACTTGTATCGGCCGTCCACTCACGCACGGCTGTCGAAACACGGGAAACAGAATATGAAAGAATATTTAATAAAAGTCGTTACGAATACGCGAGTCCATCTCAGGACGAATATCGGACTATGAAGCGCTGAAAATCTACAACTACGGCAGTTGTTGCGGATCTTTGGACTGGATCTGAACTACAACAACGACGGTAGTTAAGAAAATTGATAAGTCTTATACGTGGTCGCAGCCAACGTAGAAGTGTATGATAGCCCAAAAGACAACCGTTGCTGACGAGGAACAGTCCACCCGGAACGACGCCCCTTCTATCGAAGTGTGGCTGATGGCGGTCACCACCGGCGTGTGACGACCAAACTGTTTTGCTGACGGACGTTTTCGGCCCTGTATGGACAGCGAGCGACTGGTTTCGGTCCTCAAGAGCGGCGGGCTCTCGCGCTATCAGGCCCAGGCGTACGTCGCGTTGCTCGAACTCGGGACCGCCTCGGCCGGCGACCTGGCGGACGCCAGCGGCGTTCCCCAGCCCCGGATCTACGACGTCTTGCGGGATCTCGAGGCCGACGGGTACGTCGAGACGTACGAGGGCGAGACCCTTCAGGCTCGGATCCACGATCCGGCGGCGCTCGTCTCGGATCTGAGCACCCGGATCGCCCAGTTCCAGTCGGCCACCGACGAGATCGAACACCGCTGGACGGAGCCGGAACCGACCGGCCAGGAGGCGGCGATCGTCGCGCAGTTCGAGACGGTGCTCACGCGAACGATCGAGTTCATCGAGGACGCCAACAACTACGTCCAGCTGTCGGTTACACCGGGGCAGATCGAACAGCTCGAGCCGACGCTGCGAGCGGCTCACGAGGACGGCATCTACGTCCAGCTCGCGATCCACTCGTTCGGCGAGGACGAGTTGCCCGACGAGGAATACCTCGCCGGGATCTGTACCGAGGCACGCGTCCGTGAGCGACCGGCGGCGTTTCTGGCACTGATCGACCAGCAACAGGTCGGGTATGCGCTCCACGTCGATTCCCCCAGCGAGTACGGCATGCTCATCGACGATCGGGGGCTCGCCTACGTCTTCTCGTGGTTCTTCTCGACGATGCTGTGGGAGCTGTGGGACACCCACTACGACGGCCGCTCGAGCGACCCTCCGATACGCTACTTCGAGATCAGGCGAGCGATCCCCGAGATCGAAGCGTTGCTCGAGGAGGGCGCGACCGTCCACGTCCGGATTACTGGCCAGTGGGTCGACAGCCGCCGTCCCTGCCAGCTCGTCGGCACTGTCACCGAGGTCTCCTACGAGGGGGAGCACCTCGACGAGGGACCGACCACACTCAGGGACCTCGTCGGCCGGGCCAGCCTCGTCGTCGAGACCGACGGTGGCACGTTCTCCGTCGGTGGCATCGGCACGCATCTGGAGGACGTCGAGACCGACCAGATTGTCGTCGAGGAGATCGAACCCTAGGGGGTCGGCAGCGACACGTCCTCGCCGTCGGCGTAGACCGTCGGTTCGCGGACGATCCCGTCGAGATGCAGCGGCGCTTCGGTGTCGCCGCCGATCGAGGCGTCGTCGCCGATCGCGAAGTGGACCGTCCCGCCCGCCTTCTCGTCGAGCAGGACCGACCCGACCAGCTGCTCGACGGCGACGTTCGTCCCGATCCCCAGCTCGGCGAGGTTGTAGGCCGCGTCGCCGACCTCCTCGGCCCCTTCCTCGACCTGCTCGCGGATCGCGTCGTCCTCGATGGCGGTGACCTGCCCGTCTTCGACCTCGAAGGCGACCGTCTGTCCGCCTTCGAGTAGCCCGTGGGGTCGCATCGTCCCGTCGACGACGACTCGACCGTTCGCGGTCGCGGGACTGACGAACACTTCGCCGGCGGGTAGGTTCGAGAACGAACCCGGCTCGTGGACGATCCCGGTGTCCTCCTGCCACTCTCGGTCACCGGGCTCGAGCGTGATGTCCGTCCCCGACGGCGCGGTCACCCGGATCTCCGTCGCGTTTCCGACCGCCGCGAGGACGCGATTGCAGTGTTCTCGGATCGATTCGTAATCGGCGTCGAGCCCGCGCGTGAACACGTCCTCGGTGATTCCCGGGAGCGTCGCCGCACGCGCACCGCCGTCGGTGGCAGCCGAGCGCGCCCGGGTGTGGCTGAGGCTCTTTGTCGTCGGTGCGAGCAGTACGTCCGGTTCGCGCATGGCCGCTGCGACCGTCGCCGGGGGCTCCTCGCCGTGCTGGTCGCCCGGCGGATACCGGACGATCGTCGTGTCACCGGTAATCTCGCTCGCGACGTCGTACAGCACTTTGCCGATCTTCCAGCGCTTGTCGTCGGTAATGATCGCACAGGACTCGCCCGATTGCAGTCCCATGCACTGGTTCAGCGCCGTCTCGGCCGCGACGCGCAAGTCGTCAGTCATGCACCGGCCTGCGGGCGGGACGGGGTTAGGCGTTTCTCTTACTGTACGTCCGTTCCGACTCGACCGTGCGACAGCGTGGTCATACTGGCAACTCGGTACAACGGTCACTCGAGGTCGTGGAACTCGACGTCACCGGTCTCGGTGTCGAGGACGACCGCCGCCGGCGCTCCGGGCGCGTCGGGGATCGGGATCCCGCCGGGATTGAGATGGACCGTCTCTCCGCGTCGTTCGTGGACCCGTTCGTGGGTGTGACCCCGGCAGACGTAGTCGTAGTTGTCGCTCTCGAGCAAGGCGTCGACGATCGGCTCGCTCGTGCCGTGATAGACGGCGAACTCCGCCCCATCAAGTGTCAGTTCTCCGAACTCTCGAAAGTAGGTGCCGAACCCTTCGACAGCGTTCTCGAGCCCCCACTCGCCGTCGTTGTTCCCTCGCACGGCGTAGAACTCGAAGTCCGACTCGAAGGCCGACGCCGAGAACGGGGCGACGATGTCGCCGCAGTGGATCACCGCGTCGACGCCCTCCCGGTTGAACGTATCGACCGCCTGCTCGACGATGCTCCCGTTGTCGTGG
This window of the Halapricum desulfuricans genome carries:
- a CDS encoding TrmB family transcriptional regulator; the protein is MDSERLVSVLKSGGLSRYQAQAYVALLELGTASAGDLADASGVPQPRIYDVLRDLEADGYVETYEGETLQARIHDPAALVSDLSTRIAQFQSATDEIEHRWTEPEPTGQEAAIVAQFETVLTRTIEFIEDANNYVQLSVTPGQIEQLEPTLRAAHEDGIYVQLAIHSFGEDELPDEEYLAGICTEARVRERPAAFLALIDQQQVGYALHVDSPSEYGMLIDDRGLAYVFSWFFSTMLWELWDTHYDGRSSDPPIRYFEIRRAIPEIEALLEEGATVHVRITGQWVDSRRPCQLVGTVTEVSYEGEHLDEGPTTLRDLVGRASLVVETDGGTFSVGGIGTHLEDVETDQIVVEEIEP
- a CDS encoding aminopeptidase translates to MTDDLRVAAETALNQCMGLQSGESCAIITDDKRWKIGKVLYDVASEITGDTTIVRYPPGDQHGEEPPATVAAAMREPDVLLAPTTKSLSHTRARSAATDGGARAATLPGITEDVFTRGLDADYESIREHCNRVLAAVGNATEIRVTAPSGTDITLEPGDREWQEDTGIVHEPGSFSNLPAGEVFVSPATANGRVVVDGTMRPHGLLEGGQTVAFEVEDGQVTAIEDDAIREQVEEGAEEVGDAAYNLAELGIGTNVAVEQLVGSVLLDEKAGGTVHFAIGDDASIGGDTEAPLHLDGIVREPTVYADGEDVSLPTP
- a CDS encoding metallophosphoesterase translates to MEIGIVSDTHDNGSIVEQAVDTFNREGVDAVIHCGDIVAPFSASAFESDFEFYAVRGNNDGEWGLENAVEGFGTYFREFGELTLDGAEFAVYHGTSEPIVDALLESDNYDYVCRGHTHERVHERRGETVHLNPGGIPIPDAPGAPAAVVLDTETGDVEFHDLE